The Betta splendens chromosome 7, fBetSpl5.4, whole genome shotgun sequence genome includes a window with the following:
- the ncoa6 gene encoding nuclear receptor coactivator 6 isoform X4, whose translation MADRHTPPEQSQRMKYLEADNDSDRDSGVGDDAGEDADSCQEGRITEVEQVNIHDATEEDRHGEDFTVFVAFQGSMDDEDFTQKLDIILNRIPNMLDMGSERLQPQHVEPWNSVRVTFNIPRDAAERLRLLAQNNQQQLRELGILSVQIEGEGAINVAMGPNRGQDVRVNGPMGAQGQMRMDVGFPGQPGPGGVRMANPAMVPADPGMAGQAMLPGSSGQMHPRAQRPPSQTEVMDPMMQGMSVPQQQSLQHQQIGPHSSVSMPPQAAHHMQALQAGRPFNPAALQLQQQHHQQQQAQQQAQLSQLGPRPPFNPQGQMAGHPGWNQMPSGVLQGPQGPQVGPAWRKPPPQNQMVRPPSLASVQTPSHPPPPYPFGSQQAGQVFNAIGPGQLQQQQQTGMGQFAAPQPKGPQAGPAGVAGPPRPPPQLPSTSGPQGNLTAKSPGSSSSPFQQGSPGTPPMMAQRPTTPQGFPQGVGSPGRAALNQQANMQQGFMGMPQHGQPGAQVHTGMPKRPMGFPPQNFVQGQVSASTPGTPGGGAPQQLQSNQVITHPGAQTPGSTSNTMQGPSHAQPNVMGVQSNMPGPPTGTPAGPSMGPQQPGLQTQMMGLQHQAQPVPSSPSQMVQGQGGGQTVLSRPLSQGQRGGMTPPKQMMPQQGQGVMHGQGQMVGGQGHPAMLMQQQQTSMMEQMVATQMQGNKPQFGGKIPAGVMPSQIMRGPSPNVPGNMSQFQGPVGPQQMTPQQQQQQQQLAQLQQQQQLQQQQQLLQQQQQQQQQQHQQLNQQQPQQVPVSGNPNQGLGVHGQQMRLSAGHTLIQQQLQQQQLQQQKQQQQQQQQQQAMLQQQQQQQAAQQHPHPMGDPSSGTGDLGVQQMVPDMQAQQQQGMMGGPQHMQMGNGHFAGHNMNFNSQFPGQMPIGAPCGQPGYPVNKDVTLTSPLLVNLLQSDISASQFGPGGKQGAGGGNQAKPKKKKPARKKKAKEGEGQPPAEGPGGLDVAAGMEDSELHDDQSLALDNSGPKHPDFANRPAGFSAQSGDQRVLQQVPMQFMQQQQQQQQQQQQQQQQQQQQQQQQQQQQQQQQQQQQQQQQQQQMQHMQQQQIQQQIQQQQQQIQQQQMQQHQQIQQQQQIQQMQQHQIQQQQQQMQQQQQMQQMQMQGLQNAQGQQGMTGPQTGQVQPQMHPHPLQQQNQQPHLQPQQQQQQMMMMIKMQQEQNKSRMSIPPGGQLPPRGMPNPAEVQRQPISQPGNVPVMISLQGHGGVPPSPDKGRGMPLMVNPQLAGNARRMSHPEVGQGPQGTGAEEALAGAHQKQDRAICSEMGVQPGNGTQQIMANQSSNTHMMKPGPGPSPMPPHTGASPQQQLPSQPQQGGPLPGIHFPNVPTTSPSSRPKTPNRASPRPYHHPLTPTNRPPSTEPSEINLSPERLNASIAGLFPPKINIPLPPRQPNLNRGFDQQGLNPTTLKAIGQAPPNLTLPGNSNNGSTGGNNTNNSQQSFSAGTGAANTGAKQDKQPGGQSKRASPSNSRRSSPASSRKSATPSPGRQKGTKNSITGPPQQQQLVNPQGQTMMLSPNVVNSAPASAPSQVSGAMEGQQTQSSFHGTQGNPAEGVRESQGMMTLEQRQMAQPQPQSQPLRELPAPRMASPRFHPPQHSKPDLDQQADSLDRQPSQTAPVQDSEASPALRAAPTSLNQLLDNSGLSNMPPRPSNPAVMGKESPKSALETDRPVHSVDVPASVSTTANMNESEAKARPSVPVPTSSPNLQPSILPNVHASTRVNSSTTPSLNQNPNFNLGVNPSGSVNPAATLCSLPNSNTNATPSVSPSQVTSGQNSSAPTVSTSNSSSTLNPSSSSLKPSPSPKPVTSVHSVIQIPASSGTISPNQITVFVTSNPITSATTSQVPTSMVSTVVAVPNKNIRPQDIRQQTPVSRPPQYITTTPVFINSIFQVPSASVAPNTTVVSQPVTVVGPIQVSTTNLQLPPAQSSTQSSGVNVTNTQPARSAVGQVNITTNVSSSGPLGSLPPMQEINPGALKTEHFGEATQKSSPPVQQPSPHPSPSASSPFQPPLASPPPCSSPGTVNTTWKSSISSSPTAQMKSKSAQAATAESQLSPVDRPVQGSTGAAPAQVCHPPASPAVQTESQVPRTTAAPNFTPPAVSTTSGQVAVPTQIVTPVPAPVSIPSSSQASQLSPVTGVGTAISSPTLLSTAAPLQTPVPSVVPIVAAAGPVQDNASTTPSTAPNPSGAPPTQPEIPAMESPLQPAATTTQIMHPSPDVPQSQEVSSEKPGEEIATGSDQGAPVEKPKGPSRRSSRAEKEVDEEPIAESGIRKRSVRPGTSAAVKETGASPTQAKRRKSK comes from the exons ATGGCAGATCGACACACTCCACCTGAGCAGTCGCAGAGGATGAAGTACCTAGAAGCTGATAATGACTCCGACAGGGACTCTGGCGTGGGGGatgatgcaggagaggatgctGACAGTTGCCAAGAGGGCAGAATAACAGAAGTGGAGCAAGTCAACATACATGATGCTACTGAAGAAGACAGGCATGGAGAGgattttacagtttttgttgCTTTTCAAGGCAGCATGGATGATGAGGACTTCACACAAAAACTGGACATTATCCTCAATAGAATACCAAACATGCTTGATATGG GGTCTGAGAGGCTACAGCCTCAGCATGTGGAGCCGTGGAACAGTGTGCGAGTTACCTTCAACATTCCTCGGGATGCTGCTGAGCGACTTAGACTCTTGGCCCAGaacaatcagcagcagcttagaGAACTGGGGATTCTCTCTGTGCAAATAGAAG GGGAAGGAGCCATCAATGTGGCTATGGGACCAAATAGAGGACAAGACGTCAGAGTAAATGGACCAATGGGAGCACAAGGTCAGATGAGAATGGATGTTGGCTTTCCAGGTCAGCCTGGTCCAG gaGGGGTAAGGATGGCTAATCCAGCTATGGTTCCTGCTGATCCTGGAATGGCTGGTCAGGCTATGCTCCCAGGCAGCAGTGGACAGATGCATCCGCGAGCTCAAAGGCCACCTTCACAGACAG AAGTAATGGATCCAATGATGCAAGGAATGTCAGTTCCACAACAACAGTCACTTCAACATCAACAAATTGGTCCCCACAGCTCAGTTTCTATGCCACCTCAGGCTGCCCATCACATGCAGGCTCTGCAGGCTGGGAGACCATTCAACCCTGCTGCGCTGCAacttcaacagcagcatcaccagcaaCAACAGGCCCAACAGCAAGCTCAGCTCTCCCAGCTTGGCCCTCGTCCTCCATTCAACCCGCAAGGCCAGATGGCTGGTCATCCTGGTTGGAACCAGATGCCATCTGGTGTCCTCCAGGGACCACAAGGTCCTCAAGTGGGACCTGCTTGGAGAAAACCTCCACCCCAAAACCAAATGGTTCGTCCACCCTCCCTTGCCTCAGTTCAGACACCTAGTCACCCTCCACCCCCTTATCCATTTGGCAGCCAGCAGGCTGGGCAGGTATTCAATGCCATAGGGCCAGGACaattacagcaacaacaacagacagGAATGGGCCAGTTTGCTGCCCCCCAGCCCAAAGGACCACAGGCTGGCCCTGCTGGTGTTGCAGGACCACCCAGGCCTCCTCCACAGCTTCCATCAACATCTGGACCACAGGGCAACCTTACTGCAAAGTCCCCTGGTTCTTCCTCATCTCCTTTTCAGCAGGGTTCACCTGGAACTCCTCCTATGATGGCTCAGAGACCTACAACTCCACAGGGGTTCCCCCAGGGTGTTGGTTCACCAGGAAGAGCAGCCCTTAACCAACAGGCTAACATGCAACAAGGATTCATGGGAATGCCCCAACATGGACAGCCTGGGGCTCAAGTTCACACTG GCATGCCTAAGCGTCCTATGGGTTTTCCTCCCCAAAACTTTGTCCAAGGTCAGGTGAGTGCCAGCACTCCAGGTACACCTGGTGGAGGAGCCCCTCAGCAGCTACAGAGCAACCAAGTGATAACTCACCCAG gaGCTCAGACGCCGGGCTCAACATCAAACACAATGCAGGGTCCATCTCATGCCCAACCCAATGTTATGGGTGTACAGAGTAACATGCCGGGGCCGCCTACTGGTACACCCGCTGGGCCTAGTATGGGCCCGCAACAGCCTGGCCTCCAGACCCAGATGATGGGCCTCCAGCATCAGGCCCAGCCCGTGCCCTCTTCCCCAAGCCAGATGGTTCAAGGCCAGGGGGGAGGTCAAACTGTTCTCTCAAGGCCTCTCAGTCAAGGGCAGAGGGGAGGGATGACCCCACCTAAGCAGATGATGCCTCAGCAAGGCCAGGGGGTGATGCATGGGCAGGGTCAGATGGTTGGAGGCCAAGGGCACCCGGCCATGCTtatgcagcagcaacaaacctCCATGATGGAGCAAATGGTTGCCACGCAGATGCAAGGCAACAAACCCCAATTTGGGGGCAAGATTCCAGCAGGAGTCATGCCCAGTCAGATAATGCGTGGCCCTTCTCCAAATGTTCCTGGTAATATGTCTCAGTTTCAGGGCCCAGTTGGCCCACAGCAGAtgactccacagcagcagcagcagcaacaacaattaGCTCAGcttcagcaacaacaacagttacagcaacaacaacagttgctgcagcagcagcagcagcaacaacaacaacaacatcagcagctgaaccaGCAACAACCTCAGCAGGTTCCAGTTAGTGGCAATCCTAATCAAGGTTTGGGCGTGCATGGGCAGCAGATGAGGCTTTCCGCTGGTCACACACTTATCCAACAACAGTTACAACAGCAacagttacagcagcagaaacaacaacaacaacaacagcagcagcagcaggccatgttgcagcagcagcaacaacaacaggcagCTCAACAACACCCACATCCAATGGGAGATCCCAGTAGTGGGACAGGGGACTTGGGGGTTCAACAGATGGTCCCGGATATGcaggcacagcagcagcaaggcaTGATGGGAGGTCCTCAACACATGCAGATGGGGAATGGCCACTTTGCAGGCCACAACATGAACTTTAATTCACAGTTCCCCGGTCAAATGCCAATTGGGGCACCTTGTGGACAGCCAGGCTATCCTGTTAATAAGGATGTTACATTGACTAGCCCACTGCTTGTAAACCTGTTGCAGAGTGATATCTCTGCTAGTCAATTTGGGCCAGGGGGTAAACAAGGAGCAGGGGGAGGCAATCAGGCCAAAcccaaaaagaagaaaccagCTCGCAAGAAGAAGGCcaaagagggagagggacaACCACCAGCAGAAGGGCCTGg TGGTCTCGATGTGGCTGCTGGCATGGAGGATTCTGAGCTGCATGATGATCAAAGTTTAGCTTTAGATAACTCTGGTCCAAAACACCCTGACTTTGCCAACAGACCTGCAG GCTTCTCTGCTCAATCTGGAGACCAGAGAGTATTGCAGCAAGTACCCATGCAGTTtatgcaacagcagcagcaacagcagcagcagcaacaacaacaacaacaacagcagcagcagcagcagcaacaacaacaacagcaacagcagcagcagcagcaacaacaacaacagcagcagcagcaacaacaaatgcagcacatgcaacagcagcagatacagcaacagatacagcagcagcaacaacagatacaacagcagcagatgcagcagcaccaacagatacagcagcagcaacagatacagcagatgcagcaacaccaaatacaacaacaacaacaacagatgcagcagcagcagcagatgcaacaAATGCAGATGCAGGGTCTCCAGAATGCTCAAGGCCAACAAGGGATGACAGGGCCACAGACCGGTCAGGTCCAGCCCCAGATGCATCCtcatccactgcagcagcaaaatCAACAGCCACACCTGCAACCACAG cagcagcagcagcagatgatgatgatgataaaaatgCAGCAGGAACAGAATAAGAGTCGCATGTCCATTCCACCTGGAGGGCAACTCCCTCCTCGAGGCATGCCAAATCCAGCTGAGGTGCAACGACAACCTATTTCGCAGCCAGGAAATGTTCCTGTTATGATCAGCCTTCAGGGGCATGGAGGTGTACCCCCGTCACCTGACAAAGGCAGAGGGATGCCCCTGATGGTAAACCCACAG CTTGCAGGCAATGCAAGAAGAATGTCACATCCTGAGGTTGGGCAGGGTCCCCAGGGTACTGGAGCAGAAGAGGCTTTAGCAGGAGCCCACCAAAAACAAGACAGAGCCATTTGCTCAGAAATGGGTGTGCAGCCTGGCAATGGGACCCAACAGATCATGGCCAATCAGAGTTCCAACACGCACATGATGAAACCAGGTCCTGGTCCATCACCAATGCCTCCACACACTGGAGCCAGTCCCCAGCAGCAATTACCATCACAACCACAACAAGGAGGTCCTTTGCCAGGCATTCACTTCCCCAATGTCCCCACAACCTCACCGAGCTCCAGGCCTAAAACCCCCAACCGAGCCAGCCCCAGGCCTTACCACCACCCTCTTACTCCAACTAATCGTCCACCTAGCACAGAGCCCTCAGAAATTAACCTTTCGCCTGAGAGGCTAAATGCATCTATTGCAGGTCTGTTCCCACCTAAAATCAACATTCCTCTGCCTCCAAGGCAGCCAAACCTAAACAGGGGATTTGACCAGCAAGGTCTCAACCCAACAACTCTGAAAGCCATTGGGCAGGCCCCCCCTAACTTAACTTTACCTGGCAACAGCAACAATGGCAGTACAGGTGGAAATAACACTAACAACAGTCAACAGTCCTTCTCTGCTGGCACTGGGGCAGCCAATACAGGTGCTAAACAGGACAAGCAACCAGGAGGCCAGAGTAAGAGAGCAAGCCCCAGTAATAGTCGGAGGTCAAGTCCAGCATCCAGCCGCAAGTCAGCAACACCAAGTCCGGGAAGGCAAAAGGGAACAAAGAATTCTATCACGGGTCCTCCCCAACAGCAGCAGTTGGTCAACCCCCAGGGGCAAACCATGATGCTCAGCCCTAATGTAGTAAActcagctccagcatctgcaCCTTCACAAGTGAGTGGGGCCATGGAGGGACAGCAGACTCAGAGCTCTTTCCATGGAACTCAAGGCAACCCTGCTGAGGGGGTCCGAGAAAGTCAGGGAATGATGACATTGGAGCAGCGACAGATGGCTCAGCCCCAACCTCAGTCACAACCTTTACGGGAGTTACCTGCTCCAAGAATGGCAAGTCCTCGTTTCCACCCGCCTCAGCATTCTAAACCTGACTTGGATCAACAGGCTGATTCACTAGATAGACAACCTTCTCAGACAGCACCCGTTCAGGACTCCGAAGCCTCTCCTGCTCTGAGGGCAGCTCCAACGTCACTCAACCAGTTACTGGATAACTCTGGCCTCTCAAACATGCCTCCTCGACCCAGTAATCCTGCTGTCATGGGAAAGGAAAGTCCCAAGTCTGCTTTGGAAACAGATAGACCAGTCCACAGTGTAGACGTGCCAGCCTCCGTCTCTACTACTGCCAATATGAACGAATCCGAGGCGAAAGCCAGACCCTCTGTTCCAGTTCCAACCAGCAGTCCTAACTTGCAGCCCTCTATACTTCCCAACGTGCATGCTAGCACTAGGGTGAATTCCAGTACGACCCCTAGTCTTAATCAAAACCCCAACTTCAATCTTGGTGTCAATCCCAGTGGTAGTGTAAACCCAGCAGCTACTCTTTGCAGCCTCCCAAATAGTAACACTAATGCAACCCCCAGTGTAAGCCCCAGCCAGGTCACTTCTGGTCAGAATAGTTCTGCCCCTACCGTAAGTACTTCTAACTCTAGCTCTACTTTAAACCCATCCAGTTCATCTCTAAAACCAAGCCCTAGTCCCAAACCAGTGACCAGTGTCCACTCAGTCATTCAGATCCCTGCTTCATCTGGCACAATTTCCCCAAACCAGATTACTGTGTTTGTCACCTCTAACCCAATCACATCGGCAACTACTTCCCAGGTTCCCACATCCATGGTGTCCACCGTGGTAGCTGTTCCTAACAAGAACATTAGACCTCAAGACATCAGGCAGCAGACCCCTGTGTCCCGACCTCCTCAGTACATCACTACCACGCCTGTATTTATCAACTCAATTTTTCAGGTCCCTAGTGCATCTGTGGCTCCCAATACCACAGTGGTATCACAGCCAGTCACTGTGGTGGGGCCGATCCAAGTGTCCACTACAAACCTCCAACTTCCTCCTGCCCAAAGCTCCACCCAGTCCTCAGGGGTCAATGTGACCAACACCCAGCCTGCCAGAAGTGCTGTTGGACAGGTCAATATTACAACCAATGTTTCCTCATCAGGGCCACTTGGTTCTCTACCACCTATGCAGGAGATTAATCCAGGAGCTCTCAAAACAGAACATTTTGGTGAGGCAACTCAGAAGTCTAGTCCCCCAGTCCAACAACCTTCTCCCCATCCTAGCCCTTCAGCGTCATCCCCCTTTCAGCCACCCctggcttctcctccaccctgctCTAGTCCTGGGACTGTGAACACCACTTGGAAGAGCTCCATATCATCATCTCCCACTGCCCAGATGAAAAGCAAATCTGCACAGGCTGCTACAGCCGAGTCCCAGCTGAGCCCTGTAGATAGGCCTGTACAGGGGTCCACTGGAGCTGCACCAGCACAGGTCTGTCATCCTCCTGCTAGTCCTGCCGTTCAGACTGAATCACAAGTTCCCCGAACTACTGCTGCCCCAAACTTTACTCCACCTGCAGTCTCTACAACCTCTGGCCAGGTTGCTGTTCCTACTCAGATCGTTACTCCAGTTCCTGCACCCGTATCAATCCCAAGCTCATCTCAGGCGTCTCAGCTGTCTCCCGTCACTGGAGTTGGCACTGCTATCTCCTCTCCTACTTTGCTTTCTACAGCTGCTCCCCTACAGACTCCTGTACCGTCCGTTGTTCCAATTGTTGCTGCAGCCGGGCCTGTTCAGGACAATGCCTCCACCACACCCTCTACAGCACCTAACCCCAGTGGAGCGCCACCAACTCAGCCTGAGATTCCAGCGATGGAGTCACCATTACAGCCAGCTGCAACAACCACTCAAATCATGCATCCTTCCCCAG ATGTCCCACAGTCACAGGAAGTTTCCAGTGAGAAGCCTG gTGAAGAGATTGCAACAGGGTCAGACCAAGG AGCTCCGGTGGAGAAGCCCAAGGGACCGAGCAGACGCAGCTCTCGGGCAGAGAAGGAGGTGGACGAGGAGCCGATAGCAGAGAGTGGCATTAGGAAGCGGTCAGTGAGGCCTGGAACCAGCGCTGCTGTAAAAG AAACTGGAGCAAGCCCCACCCAAGCCAAACGAAGGAAGTCTAAATAG